One Eurosta solidaginis isolate ZX-2024a chromosome 5, ASM4086904v1, whole genome shotgun sequence DNA segment encodes these proteins:
- the LOC137233853 gene encoding GDP-D-glucose phosphorylase 1 isoform X2: MPARPIDLMDMPSRINATAYLNKLKQKWLTLQDTPKVFAYNLNITKSKFLEGNNHVYTAYNPERTRLRRLPQTITCMRPAFDEDQFNFKKINPLELLLSVPYESSDISMIINKSPLTKYHTLICPDVAAGQPQCLTRVALKFSISFLLNIAEEEEKTFRIGFNSPGALASVNHLHLHLLHIMPDLYIDNAELQALSPTNIFRLSPKMPTEAICFLFKKSNDDVTFNLQLEHLYNFIVWLCDHDIPHNLFMTPKCSHPFEDTLKVFVFARQEFCYVKDLNTYNIGFCELAGYVTVGEQEVLARIKSETGNVYKQQVYEYFVK, from the exons ATGCCCGCTAGGCCTATTGATCTCATGGATATGCCTTCGAGGATTAACGCAACAGCATATTTGAATAAGTTGAAACAGAAATGGTTGACCCTACAAGACACTCCCAAAGTTTTCGCATATAATTTAAATATAACCAAATCTAAATTCTTGGAGGGAAACAATCATGTATATACTGCA TATAATCCAGAGCGCACACGCCTTAGGAGATTGCCTCAAACCATAACATGTATGAGACCAGCATTCGATGAAGaccaatttaatttcaaaaaaattaatccTTTAGAGCTGCTATTGAGCGTGCCATATGAGAGCAGCGACATATCGATGATTATAAATAAAAGTCCGCTTACCAAATACCATACGTTGATATGTCCCGATGTTGCGGCAGGTCAACCACAATGCCTAACGCGTGTTGCTTTGAAGTTTTCTATATCATTTTTATTGAACATAGCGGAAGAAGAAGAAAAGACATTCCGTATTGGTTTTAATAGTCCCGGAGCATTGGCATCTGTAAATCATTTGCACTTGCATTTGTTGCATATCATGCCAGATTTATATATTGATAATGCG GAATTGCAAGCGTTAAGCCCTACCAACATTTTTCGGTTAAGCCCAAAGATGCCTACAGAGGCAATCTGTTTCCTCTTTAAAAAGTCTAACGATGATGTAACGTTTAATTTACAATTGGAACATCTTTATAATTTTATAGTCTGGCTATGTGATCACGATATACCTCACAATTTATTTATGACACCTAAATGCAGTCATCCCTTTGAAGATACCTTAAAAGTATTTGTGTTTGCGCGACAAGAATTTTGTTATGTTAAAGATTTAAATACGTATAATATTGGTTTTTGTGAATTAGCTGGCTATGTGACTGTCGGAG AACAAGAGGTGTTAGCCAGAATTAAAAGTGAAACAGGAAATGTATACAAGCAGCAAGTTTATGAGTATTTTGTGAAATGA
- the LOC137233852 gene encoding queuine tRNA-ribosyltransferase accessory subunit 2 has product MRMRFVVKNASKSSARLGILFHTETNKQRRTPMLVQTTKGGSIPYLSSEVFGYITQEAPTLLLSLSTIERMTESKLLYHGLLGSYVGYPDPDTFTMLIIRDPCEITPSGHNDKDIVPLFTRHGKETLDTKSYMKYMERWRPDIYQGLCDADTNLQSSKKRLVKSVERTQKFMDICCELHKNSKVLRNSTLFVPIVGGYSTFARSDSIKHAKAKGDQHSFVGGYIFEGFHNYGLSATEVDANELTTIMKHCLNELPIDKPKMLPGAYTPPVILELIELGVDIFDTTYAYFAASNHKALTFNFNLEACKTLVTEPFLDTTTESLKEDFTPLVSDCSCLACRKHTRAYIHHLYKTNELLGPILLMIHNLHHYMQLFTIIHTCISEDKLSDLIQLIKFQGHDTAIDYSIKPFKKENTKNVRGKSSTFTKNVV; this is encoded by the exons ATGAGAATGAGATTTGTTGTTAAGAATGCAAGTAAATCTTCCGCTCGTCTTGGGATCCTATTTCATACGGAAACAAACAAACAACGAAGAACGCCTATGCTAGTACAAACAACTAAA GGCGGAAGCATTCCATATCTAAGTAGCGAAGTATTTGGATATATCACCCAAGAAGCTCCGACGTTGCTATTGTCATTATCAACCATTGAACGTATGACAGAATCAAAACTGCTGTATCATGGCTTACTTGGCAGCTATGTGGGGTATCCTGATCCAGATACTTTCACAATGCTGATTATACGAGATCCTTGTGAGATCACACCTAGTGGGCATAATGACAAAGATATAGTACCGCTATTTACTAGACACGGAAAGGAGACACTGGACACGAAAAG TTACATGAAATATATGGAAAGGTGGAGACCAGATATATATCAAGGCCTCTGTGATGCTgatacaaatttacaaagttcTAAAAAGCGTTTAGTAAAAAGTGTTGAACGCACCCAAAAATTTATGGATATATGTTGTGAACTACATAAAAACTCTAAAGTTCTACGAAATAGCACATTATTCG TGCCAATCGTTGGTGGATATAGTACGTTTGCGCGTTCCGATTCTATTAAACATGCTAAAGCGAAAGGGGATCAGCATAGCTTTGTTGGAGGCTACATTTTTGAAGGTTTTCATAACTATGGTTTAAGCGCCACAGAAGTAGATGCTAATGAATTAACTACAATTATGAAACATTGCTTAAATGAACTGCCGATTGATAAACCAAAAATGTTGCCAGGCGCTTATACGCCTCCTGTTATTTTGGAACTTATTGAGCTGGGTGTGGATATTTTTGATACAACGTATGCATATTTTGCTGCAAGTAATCATAAAGCTTTAACATTCAATTTTAATTTAGAAGCATGTAAAACATTAGTTACTGAGCCGTTTTTGGATACTACAACTGAGAG CTTAAAGGAGGACTTTACACCATTAGTATCAGATTGCTCCTGTTTAGCATGCAGAAAGCATACACGCGCTTATATACATCATCTGTACAAAACGAACGAACTGCTTGGACCAATCTTACTAATGAT ACATAATTTACATCACTACATGCAACTTTTCACAATCATTCACACGTGCATCAGCGAGGATAAACTATCTGATTTAATCCAACTGATAAAATTCCAAGGACACGATACTGCAATCGATTACAGTATTAAACCGTTTAAGAAAGAAAATACCAAAAATGTACGAGGTAAAAGTTCAACGTTTACTAAGAATGTagtataa
- the LOC137233853 gene encoding GDP-D-glucose phosphorylase 1 isoform X1: MPARPIDLMDMPSRINATAYLNKLKQKWLTLQDTPKVFAYNLNITKSKFLEGNNHVYTAYNPERTRLRRLPQTITCMRPAFDEDQFNFKKINPLELLLSVPYESSDISMIINKSPLTKYHTLICPDVAAGQPQCLTRVALKFSISFLLNIAEEEEKTFRIGFNSPGALASVNHLHLHLLHIMPDLYIDNAELQALSPTNIFRLSPKMPTEAICFLFKKSNDDVTFNLQLEHLYNFIVWLCDHDIPHNLFMTPKCSHPFEDTLKVFVFARQEFCYVKDLNTYNIGFCELAGYVTVGDEHLYESLTEQEVLARIKSETGNVYKQQVYEYFVK, translated from the exons ATGCCCGCTAGGCCTATTGATCTCATGGATATGCCTTCGAGGATTAACGCAACAGCATATTTGAATAAGTTGAAACAGAAATGGTTGACCCTACAAGACACTCCCAAAGTTTTCGCATATAATTTAAATATAACCAAATCTAAATTCTTGGAGGGAAACAATCATGTATATACTGCA TATAATCCAGAGCGCACACGCCTTAGGAGATTGCCTCAAACCATAACATGTATGAGACCAGCATTCGATGAAGaccaatttaatttcaaaaaaattaatccTTTAGAGCTGCTATTGAGCGTGCCATATGAGAGCAGCGACATATCGATGATTATAAATAAAAGTCCGCTTACCAAATACCATACGTTGATATGTCCCGATGTTGCGGCAGGTCAACCACAATGCCTAACGCGTGTTGCTTTGAAGTTTTCTATATCATTTTTATTGAACATAGCGGAAGAAGAAGAAAAGACATTCCGTATTGGTTTTAATAGTCCCGGAGCATTGGCATCTGTAAATCATTTGCACTTGCATTTGTTGCATATCATGCCAGATTTATATATTGATAATGCG GAATTGCAAGCGTTAAGCCCTACCAACATTTTTCGGTTAAGCCCAAAGATGCCTACAGAGGCAATCTGTTTCCTCTTTAAAAAGTCTAACGATGATGTAACGTTTAATTTACAATTGGAACATCTTTATAATTTTATAGTCTGGCTATGTGATCACGATATACCTCACAATTTATTTATGACACCTAAATGCAGTCATCCCTTTGAAGATACCTTAAAAGTATTTGTGTTTGCGCGACAAGAATTTTGTTATGTTAAAGATTTAAATACGTATAATATTGGTTTTTGTGAATTAGCTGGCTATGTGACTGTCGGAG ATGAACACTTATATGAAAGTCTTACAGAACAAGAGGTGTTAGCCAGAATTAAAAGTGAAACAGGAAATGTATACAAGCAGCAAGTTTATGAGTATTTTGTGAAATGA